A genomic segment from Glycine max cultivar Williams 82 chromosome 1, Glycine_max_v4.0, whole genome shotgun sequence encodes:
- the LOC102666375 gene encoding uncharacterized protein, with product MTTEWAVDVTYETWKEVPAAQKDSIWKDIQAEFDIPEASNGRTKKKVLQTVNERWRQFKYDLTRKWTLAADKDSVDDTVKNTALVRRNGLSFHYYKKSQKTATSRPTFEVQNLNPSCLSLFLLHLQPWQGKPQLVSNINACTAVADVVRTTLDPRGMDKLIHDDKGTVTISNDGATIMKLLDIVHPAAKILADIAKSQDSEVGDGTTNVVLLAAEFLREAKPFIEDGVHSQNFIKLIFYIIN from the exons ATGACAACAGAGTGggcg gtcgaTGTGACATACGAGACTTGGAAGGAAGTCCCTGCTGCTCAGAAGGATTCGATATGgaaggatattcag gctgaatttgatattcctGAAGCTTCTAACggtaggacaaagaagaaagTACTTCAGACTGTCAACGAGCGGTGGAGACagtttaaatatgatttgaCGAGGAAATGGACACTTGCAGCTGACAAGGACAGTGTGGACGACACTGTGAAAAATACAGCATTAGTAAGGAGAAATGGGCTCAGttttcactactacaaaaa GAGCCAGAAAACTGCTACTTCTCGACCCACTTTTGAAGTTCAAAACTTAAACCCTAGttgtctctctctctttcttctgcATCTTCAACCTTGGCAAGGGAAGCCACAGCTGGTGAGCAACATCAATGCCTGCACTGCCGTCGCCGACGTCGTCCGCACCACCCTCGACCCTCGCGGCATGGACAAGCTCATCCACGACGACAAGGGAACCGTCACCATCTCCAACGACGGCGCCACCATCATGAAGCTCCTCGACATCGTCCACCCCGCTGCAAAAATCCTCGCCGACATCGCCAAGTCTCAGGACTCCGAG GTTGGCGATGGAACCACCAATGTGGTGTTGCTTGCAGCTGAGTTTTTAAGGGAGGCCAAGCCATTCATTGAAGATGGTGTTCACTCTCaaaactttataaaattaatattttatataataaattaa